In Oryza sativa Japonica Group chromosome 11, ASM3414082v1, the following are encoded in one genomic region:
- the LOC4350891 gene encoding disease resistance protein Pik-2-like codes for MDLVVGASSEAVKSLTGKLGSLLAQEYTLIAGVRDDIQYINDELASMQAFLSKLKRRDVDHDEQRQDWMKQVREVAYDIKDCVDDVGHRLGREPRGSGAAISFQRAWYLLTTLYKRRRIAAEIGNLKLRAQHVSERRTRYGVENLQGNGGGGGSGSGLGVGANAPRDRLAPLPRLIGTMEPVGMDAAIDELQEWFSKGKDGTQQRYLAIVGFGGLGKTTLAMALYRKLGDEFDCRAFVLASQKFHLPTVLRSLVKQFHEKQADASEDTLHGIEGWGDEMLKKKLLEQLTGKRYHILVDDIWSVSAWENIRDSFPKSDKGSCVVVTTRFNSVAEACRRQQGHVHKLKQLDPESSYNLFLQIISANDLCPIRPINARIIMKTCGGLPLAIVVVAGLIASKMKSKIDLTLDQHLVDVDEALSAELGSNLTTEGVTQIINHCYKNLPPDLKTCLLYLSTFPKGRSISRKHLIRRWIAEGFITEEHGKTAEEVAEDSLNELIGRNLIKPIKNSSNGRVKSCQIHDMVLQYIVSKSSDENFIAVIGGHWQTPLPSYKVRRLSVHKSDKQETDMVERMKLSHVRSLTVLESFSALHSTMLKFQILQVLDLDGCKDLSHPHQLKKICNMYQLKYLGLRRTDIDKIPKNIGRLEYLEVLDIRETNVRKLPTSFAKLQRMTHLLAGNKSKRTALKLTEEITKVVALQTLSGIEISGSSTLEEDREQPRDMPIRHSTTTRAEERGNTALHGPHKEASKVDLPKQLRPLEALEKLTNLKKLAIYKLVKFQAKDDELLLSAIEHLSSCSLKFLAIDDSFTGFLESSLSSSQAAPEHLYTLELSGMLSKAPGWIDRLHNLEKLTLSLTSLKTDTLVVLSSLPELFSLTFSLHAADNDSNALKIIHRNTMKSGGKIFVLDEGFEKLKLLHFAAPVLPSLSFLEGAMPELQRLELRFRMVDYMYGLENLSKLQQVFLTVSSQAPEDTRAKTSHIKQLASMIQKAKNSPNPSVVIDEYNELAKE; via the exons AGCTGGGCAGCCTCCTCGCGCAGGAGTACACCCTGATCGCCGGCGTCCGCGACGACATCCAGTACATCAACGACGAGCTCGCCAGCATGCAGGCCTTCCTCAGCAAGCTCAAGCGACGGGACGTCGACCACGACGAGCAGCGTCAGGACTGGATGAAGCAGGTGCGGGAGGTGGCCTACGACATCAAGGACTGCGTCGACGATGTCGGCCACCGCCTCGGCCGCGAGCCGCGGGGGAGCGGCGCGGCCATCTCCTTCCAAAGGGCGTGGTACCTTCTCACCACCCTCTACAAGCGCCGCCGCATCGCAGCCGAGATCGGCAACCTCAAGCTCCGGGCGCAGCATGTCAGCGAGCGCCGCACCAGGTACGGGGTGGAGAACCTCCAGggcaatggtggtggtggcggcagcggcagcggcctcgGCGTCGGAGCCAACGCTCCTAGAGACCGTCTAGCTCCTCTTCCCCGGCTGATTGGCACCATGGAGCCTGTAGGAATGGATGCTGCCATTGATGAGCTCCAGGAGTGGTTTTCCAAAGGGAAGGATGGCACCCAGCAGAGGTACCTCGCCATTGTCGGGTTCGGTGGCCTTGGCAAGACCACGCTCGCCATGGCGTTGTACCGCAAGCTTGGGGACGAATTCGATTGCCGAGCATTCGTGCTCGCGTCGCAGAAGTTCCATCTCCCGACGGTTCTGAGGAGCCTTGTCAAGCAGTTCCATGAGAAGCAGGCAGACGCTTCTGAGGATACCCTCCATGGAATTGAGGGTTGGGGTGATGAAATGCTGAAGAAGAAGCTGCTTGAACAATTAACAGGCAAGAG GTACCATAtcttggtagatgacatatggTCTGTATCAGCATGGGAAAACATTAGGGATTCATTCCCCAAGAGTGATAAGGGTAGTTGTGTAGTGGTGACTACAAGGTTTAACTCTGTAGCTGAAGCCTGCCGCCGTCAACAAGGTCATGTGCACAAGCTCAAACAGCTCGATCCAGAGAGCTCCTACAATTTGTTTCTTCAGATAATATCTGCTAATGATCTGTGTCCCATTAGACCTATTAATGCTCGCATTATCATGAAAACGTGTGGGGGTCTGCCTTTGGCAATTGTAGTAGTAGCAGGGCTGATTGCTAGTAAAATGAAATCAAAGATTGACCTGACATTGGATCAGCATTTGGTTGATGTAGATGAGGCTTTAAGTGCAGAGTTGGGAAGCAATCTCACCACCGAAGGAGTAACGCAAATAATTAACCACTGTTACAAAAATCTGCCACCTGATCTTAAGACATGCTTGCTGTACTTGAGCACATTTCCCAAGGGCCGCAGTATTAGCAGGAAGCATTTGATAAGAAGATGGATTGCTGAAGGATTCATTACTGAAGAGCATGGGAAGACTGCTGAGGAAGTTGCAGAAGACAGCCTCAATGAACTCATTGGCAGGAACTTGATAAAGCCTATCAAAAACAGCAGCAACGGCAGGGTGAAGAGCTGCCAAATTCATGACATGGTCCTCCAGTACATTGTCTCCAAGTCTAGTGATGAGAATTTCATCGCCGTTATTGGCGGCCACTGGCAGACACCACTTCCAAGCTACAAGGTACGGCGATTGTCTGTCCATAAAAGTGATAAGCAAGAAACAGACATGGTAGAGAGGATGAAATTGTCCCATGTCCGATCCTTGACAGTATTGGAGAGTTTCAGTGCTCTTCATTCTACTATGCTCAAGTTCCAGATACTGCAGGTATTGGACCTTGATGGCTGCAAGGACTTGTCCCACCCACATCAGCTCAAGAAAATATGCAACATGTATCAGTTGAAGTACCTGGGCTTGCGGCGGACAGATATTGACAAGATCCCGAAGAATATAGGGAGGCTGGAGTACTTGGAGGTACTGGACATTAGGGAGACAAATGTCAGAAAGTTGCCTACATCATTTGCAAAGCTTCAGCGAATGACCCATCTACTTGCTGGCAACAAAAGCAAGCGGACAGCATTGAAATTAACTGAGGAAATTACAAAGGTCGTAGCTCTACAAACACTTTCCGGGATTGAGATCAGTGGAAGCTCAACTTTAGAAGAAGACCGGGAGCAGCCACGAGATATGCCCATCAGACACTCTACAACCACCAGAGCCGAGGAGAGAGGCAACACTGCCTTGCATGGTCCACATAAAGAAGCTAGCAAAGTGGACCTTCCAAAACAGCTGCGTCCTCTTGAAGCCTTGGAGAAGCTCACCAACCTTAAGAAACTTGCCATTTACAAGCTTGTAAAGTTCCAAGCGAAAGACGATGAGTTACTGCTCTCTGCTATTGAGCATTTGAGCAGTTGTTCCCTCAAGTTTCTTGCAATTGATGACAGTTTCACAGGTTTCCTTGAAAGCTCACTGAGTTCTTCGCAAGCAGCACCAGAACACCTGTACACCCTCGAGCTTTCTGGCATGTTATCTAAAGCGCCTGGATGGATTGACCGCCTGCACAACCTTGAGAAGCTTACTCTGTCATTGACTTCACTTAAGACAGATACTTTGGTGGTTCTGAGTAGCCTGCCTGAGTTATTCTCTCTCACTTTTTCACTCCATGCAGCAGACAATGATTCAAATGCTCTCAAAATAATACATAGGAATACAATGAAGTCAGGAGGTAAGATCTTTGTGCTGGATGAGGGATTTGAAAAGCTGAAGCTACTGCATTTTGCGGCACCTGTGCTACCTTCTCTGAGCTTTCTAGAAGGAGCAATGCCGGAGCTTCAGAGGCTTGAGCTGAGGTTCAGAATGGTGGACTATATGTATGGTCTGGAAAACCTCTCAAAGCTGCAACAGGTATTTTTAACAGTCAGCAGCCAGGCACCTGAAGATACTAGGGCAAAGACATCTCATATCAAACAACTGGCAAGCATGATTCAAAAGGCTAAGAATTCCCCTAACCCCAGTGTGGTGATAGATGAGTACAACGAACTAGCAAAAGAATAA
- the LOC4350893 gene encoding pentatricopeptide repeat-containing protein At4g19890 produces MLARRCHGLLLRRRRRLLPNLPPLSTAAISTPSPPPPPDATLDGAAPGDPGALAPDDAIASLPTVADSAGSAAALALFRRLASRPDLRRLMRLYVTAATAFVARGSLPMAHEVMRGMVAAFGEAGRLPEAADMVLEMRSHGLPLCVETANWVLRVGLETGSFVYARKVFDGMTRAGVCPDERSFRALVVVCCREGKVEEVDALLAAMWRYGFSLDNATCTVVVRSLCEKGRFKDVSEFFRRMLETGTPPNVVNYTAWIDGLCKRRYVKQAFHVLEEMVGRGLKPNVYTHTTLIDGLCKIGWTERAFRLFLKLIKSSSYKPNVHTYTVMIGGYCREGKLARAEMLLVRMVEQGLKPNTNTYTTLIGGHCKGGSFDRAFELMNKMKQEGFLPNIYTYNAVIDGFCKKGKIQEAYKVLRMATSQGLKFDKITYTILITEHCKQGHITYALDLFDRMVENGCCPDIEAYTSLISTYCQQRQMEESQKFFDKCLMIGLLPTKQTYTSMIAGYCKVGRSTLALRVFERMVQNGCFADSITYGALISGLCKESRLEEAKALYEGMLDKRLVPCEVTRVTLTFEYCRREKTSIAVSVLDRLDKRQQVHTVDVVVRKLSALGDVDAASLFLKKVLDEDYAVDHATYTGFINSCYENNRYALASEMSEKFSKKISSFKEKR; encoded by the coding sequence ATGCTTGCTCGCCGTTGccatggcctcctcctccgccgccgccgccgccttctccccaACCTCCCACCACTCTCCACCGCCGCTATCTCCACcccgtctccgcctccgcctccggatGCTACCCTCGATGGTGCCGCGCCCGGCGACCCCGGCGCGCTCGCCCCCGACGACGCCATCGCGTCCCTCCCCACCGTGGCGGACTCCGCGggctccgcggcggcgctggcgctgttccgccgcctcgcgtcgcgcCCGGACCTGCGCCGCCTCATGCGGCTCTACGTCACCGCGGCCACCGCCTTCGTCGCGAGGGGGAGCCTCCCGATGGCGCACGAGGTCATGCGGGGGATGGTGGCCGCCTTCGGCGAGGCCGGGAGGCTCCCCGAGGCCGCCGACATGGTCCTCGAGATGCGCAGCCACGGGCTCCCGCTCTGCGTCGAGACGGCGAACTGGGTGCTCAGGGTCGGGCTGGAGACCGGGAGCTTCGTGTACGCGcgcaaggtgttcgacggaatgaCGAGGGCCGGTGTGTGCCCCGATGAGCGCAGCTTCCGGGCGCTGGTCGTGGTGTGCTGCCGGGAGGGAAAGGTGGAGGAGGTTGATGCCTTGCTGGCGGCAATGTGGCGTTATGGGTTCTCGCTGGATAACGCGACGTGCACGGTGGTCGTGCGGTCGCTCTGTGAGAAGGGACGGTTCAAGGATGTGTCTGAGTTCTTCAGGAGGATGTTGGAGACGGGCACGCCACCGAACGTGGTGAATTACACTGCATGGATTGATGGGCTGTGCAAGAGACGCTACGTGAAGCAAGCCTTCCATGTGCTGGAGGAGATGGTTGGAAGAGGGTTGAAGCCTAATGTGTACACGCACACAACGTTGATTGATGGTCTCTGCAAGATTGGGTGGACAGAGCGGGCGTTCCGGCTTTTCTTGAAGCTCATCAAGAGTAGCTCGTACAAGCCAAATGTCCACACGTACACTGTAATGATTGGAGGGTATTGCAGGGAGGGCAAACTTGCTCGTGCTGAGATGCTATTGGTGAGGATGGTTGAGCAGGGGTTGAAACCAAACACAAATACATACACTACGCTTATTGGTGGGCATTGCAAGGGGGGCAGTTTTGATCGTGCATTTGAACTAATGAATAAGATGAAGCAAGAAGGCTTCCTACCTAATATTTACACATACAATGCTGTTATTGATGGCTTCTGCAAGAAAGGAAAGATTCAAGAGGCTTACAAGGTGCTCCGAATGGCCACTAGTCAGGGGCTCAAGTTTGATAAGATAACATATACTATACTGATAACTGAGCACTGCAAACAAGGTCACATAACATATGCTCTAGATTTGTTCGATCGGATGGTGGAAAATGGTTGCTGTCCTGATATAGAAGCATACACTAGCCTCATTTCTACATATTGTCAGCAGAGACAAATGGAAGAAAGTCAGAAATTTTTTGACAAATGTCTTATGATAGGACTACTGCCAACCAAACAAACGTATACATCAATGATTGCAGGGTACTGCAAAGTGGGAAGATCAACCTTGGCTTTGAGGGTCTTTGAAAGGATGGTTCAAAATGGATGTTTTGCGGACTCTATAACTTATGGTGCTCTAATAAGTGGTCTCTGCAAAGAATCGAGGCTAGAGGAAGCAAAGGCTTTATACGAAGGCATGCTTGATAAACGTTTGGTGCCATGTGAAGTAACTCGTGTCACTTTAACTTTTGAATATTGCAGGAGGGAGAAAACAAGCATTGCTGTATCAGTCTTGGATAGATTGGACAAACGGCAGCAGGTTCATACAGTAGATGTAGTAGTTAGAAAGCTCAGTGCCTTGGGAGATGTGGATGCTGCCagtctttttcttaaaaaagttTTGGACGAGGATTATGCTGTTGACCATGCAACTTATACTGGCTTCATCAATTCTTGTTATGAAAATAATAGATATGCCCTAGCTTCTGAAATGTCTGAAAAATTCTCAAAGAAAATATCTAGCTTTAAAGAAAAAAGATGA
- the LOC4350894 gene encoding LRR receptor kinase SERK2-like, with translation MKLIAFGLLLLGYIQYFATPDSEVIALYEIRTMLNDSRGVLNGWNNNQVSPCYFPSISCNQDQKVISITLSSSGLSGFLSPSIGKLLYLQQLLLNDNNITGGIPQELGNLSSLTTLKLGGNSLNGSIPDSLGRLSKLQNLDMSKNLLIGNIPTSLSNLSSLNDINLADNNLSGEIPKRLLQVSHYSYIGNHLNCGQHLISCEGNNINTGGSNNSKLKVVASIGGAVTLLVIIVLFLLWWQRMRHRPEIYVDVPGQHDHNLEFGQIKRFSLRELQIATNNFSEQNVLGKGGFGKVYKGVLSGPHGRKVAVKRLFEVEKPEGEIAFLREVELISIAVHKNILRLIGFCTTTKERLLVYPYMENLSVASRLRDIKLNEPALDWPTRVRIALGAARGLEYLHEHCNPKIIHRDVKAANVLLDGNFEAVVGDFGLAKMIDRERNTVTTGVRGTMGHIAPEYLKTGRPSVKTDIFGYGVMLLEIVTGERAVFPEFSEGDSEIMLNDQVKRLVQGGRLTDIVDHNLDTAYDLQQLEKMIQIALLCTHVEPHLRPAMSEVVQMLEGNVVPAEQWEEWQVAELARRHQHEMNQQRRLFSFSEESLNIQEAIQLSSGR, from the exons ATGAAACTAATAGCTTTTGGGCTGTTATTACTGGGGTATATACAATATTTTGCTACACCTGATTCCGAAG TCATAGCATTGTATGAAATAAGGACAATGCTCAATGACAGTCGCGGCGTACTGAATGGCTGGAATAATAATCAAGTTAGTCCCTGCTATTTTCCTTCCATCAGTTGTAATCAAGATCAAAAGGTCATTTCAAT AACTTTGAGCTCATCAGGATTATCTGGATTCTTGTCACCCAGCATTGGAAAGCTACTATATTTACAACAGCT ATTATTGAATGATAACAACATAACCGGAGGAATTCCACAAGAGTTAGGGAACCTATCAAGCTTAACAACACTAAAACTTGGAGGAAATAGCTTAAATGGTTCAATACCTGACTCTCTTGGCCGTCTTTCAAAACTCCAAAATCT GGACATGAGCAAAAATCTCTTAATCGGGAATATTCCAACTTCTTTGTCTAATCTCTCATCATTGAATGATAT CAATCTAGCAGACAACAATCTGAGCGGTGAAATACCCAAACGGTTGCTTCAGGTGTCTCACTACAG TTATATAGGTAACCATTTGAATTGTGGCCAACACTTGATTTCTTGTGAAGGAAACAATATAAATACAG GTGgatcaaataactccaaactcaAGGTGGTTGCAAGCATTGGTGGAGCAGTAACTCTCCTTGTTATCATAGTACTATTTCTGTTATGGTGGCAAAGAATGCGCCACCGACCTGAAATATACGTTGATGTTCCAG GTCAACATGATCACAATCTAGAGTTTGGACAGATAAAGCGGTTCTCATTGCGAGAACTCCAAATTGCAACCAACAATTTCAGCGAGCAAAATGTTCTTGGCAAGGGTGGTTTTGGTAAGGTGTACAAAGGAGTGCTTTCAGGTCCACATGGCAGAAAGGTTGCAGTTAAAAGACTGTTTGAAGTGGAAAAACCTGAAGGGGAAATAGCTTTCCTGAGAGAAGTTGAATTGATAAGCATTGCTGTGCACAAGAACATATTAAGATTGATAGGATTCTGCACGACTACAAAAGAGCGACTCTTGGTCTACCCTTACATGGAGAATCTTAGTGTTGCTTCCCGTTTGAGAG ATATCAAACTAAATGAACCAGCATTAGATTGGCCAACAAGAGTGCGAATTGCCCTTGGCGCTGCCCGTGGCTTGGAATACCTTCATGAGCACTGCAACCCCAAGATTATCCACCGCGATGTCAAGGCAGCCAATGTCCTGCTTGATGGAAACTTTGAAGCAGTGGTAGGAGACTTTGGGTTGGCGAAGATGATAGACAGAGAGAGGAATACAGTTACGACCGGGGTTCGCGGGACAATGGGCCATATAGCTCCTGAGTACCTGAAGACAGGAAGGCCATCAGTGAAGACAGACATATTTGGATATGGTGTAATGTTGTTAGAAATAGTGACAGGAGAGCGTGCAGTGTTCCCTGAATTCTCGGAAGGAGACAGTGAGATCATGCTCAATGATCAA GTGAAAAGGTTGGTGCAAGGAGGACGATTGACAGACATTGTGGACCACAACCTGGACACTGCATACGATTTGCAACAGCTGGAGAAGATGATCCAAATAGCACTCCTCTGCACTCATGTGGAGCCTCATCTTCGCCCTGCTATGTCAGAGGTTGTGCAGATGCTGGAAGGCAATGTTGTCCCAGCGGAGCAATGGGAGGAGTGGCAGGTGGCTGAACTTGCCCGGCGGCATCAGCATGAGATGAACCAACAGCGCAGGCTGTTCAGCTTCAGTGAGGAGTCTCTCAATATCCAGGAAGCCATTCAGCTATCCAGTGGCAGATAA